Part of the Chlamydia muridarum str. Nigg genome is shown below.
AGAAGGGAAAGCTCCTCCTAAGAGAGTGAATGAATTGTTGTTAGCAGCTATGCGTGATGCATAATTGATTGCGATATCGATACAGTGATAAAACCCTCTCCATAAAGTTATGGAGAGGGTTTTTTTATGAATTATAAAACACCATTATTTAGGTCGAGACCTGTATTTTTTCCTTCTAGGGCTAGGTAGGGGAGATGAGTCCTCATCATCAGAAGACTCTTCTTGATTTTGTCTATGATCCTCTTTATTACGGTGATGACGAGCATTCCGTTCACTTCGAGATGATCTTACAACACGACGTTTTGCTTTAGGAGTAGACGTTTTTGAAGAGGTAGAGGAGCTGCTGATTCCCGAGATATCTCCCAGAGCAGAGGTTTCAGCAGAACTTAAACCTGCCCGAGGTGTGTAATAGACGTCATCAGAATCACTCCCCGAAGGGCTTCTTCTGTTTAATGGAGTATGCAGGATCGATTTTGTATTTGGTAACTCTTTCTTAATGTTAGAAGTGTTGGGAAAAAGCTCTTTTTGGCGGAGTAAAGATTGAGAGTGGAGCACTTCTTCAGATCGCAGAGATCTCTCTGTGTTTGCGATTGATGCAGGAACTTGGCTCCCTTTGTTGGGCATTCCGGGTTTATTACGTCGAGTTTTATCTTTCCTTGCGAGGGAGGAATAACGAACGCTTGTTTGTAGAGAGCTTTCTTTACTTTCTTTAGGGAGTTTGTTTTCCCAGGCTGCTGACTCAATCTGTTTGATTTTATTCTGTTTTTGCCATTGTGAGCGGTTGCTTAAATATTGATAAGTCACTTTATGCAAAGACATTAAGGCAAAGCCTAGAGTCATAGAGCCCATCAAGAATAGTGGATTAGCTAGGATTACAGCCCCTCCTCCTACAGCAATAGCAGAGAACATCAGTCCAGCAGCCGTTCCTGTTAAAATAAAGGGGAGGGAGACTGCCGCTACAGTATCTGCAACTTCTTTACTTTTTGGGGATTCGGCAAGGTCTGAGACAAGGAGTGTTACTCCTAAAGCCCCAATAGCTAAAGCCGGGGCAATTGCAAATAATGCCAATCCGGACCCTTGAGTCCACAGGATAATACTAACAATACAGAGAATACTGATAGCTATCAGGGAGATATCATAAACGTAGCGCAGTTTGGGGTGGCGATCAGGGGCTGTCAAAAACCTTGATAAAAGCCCCTTTACCTGGGGCGATGTTGTTGGCGTTATTGGGGCCATAATTTTTACCAAAAAACAAAAAACGCTAAGTACCAGAACTATTATAAGATAATATAAGAGTTTTAGTGAGACTGTTTTTAATAAAAGGTTAAGATCTTAATTTAATATTTTTTGTATGCAGAAAGAGACTGATTGGGAGAAGTAGGTTGTGTAGATAGGGACGGGCAACTGAGATCGGGAGCGGATGAAGAACGAGAGAGCTTTGTTGTCGTATTTTCAATTTTGAGAGGAGAGGAAGGTTTATGTTCTAAAGCAGGGAAAAGGTGCGTGTAAATTTGGAAACAAGTCTCTGTGGTGGCTAAAGCCATACCGATCGATATTATGGGGAAAATAAACTCAGGAGCCCAAGCGACGCAACTGACAATACCGACAATGATAAGCGCTAAGGAAAAAAGGGAAAGGAAAGTTGCTAGCATGTATCCAGAACAAGCATCCAAGCGTCTATGGCATAAGCTAGAAATTATGCCTTTGATAGGAAAAACGAACAGACCCGCTGCACAAAGTACTGGAAACGTAATGAGTTTAAGTAATCCGAAAATAAACCCTGCGAGAGAAGCTATATACAGTGCCGCCTTAGGATGTTTCTGAGCTAAAGGGCTCATATAGGAAGCGAAAACCCTTTCAGGAAAGACAAGATTTAAAAAATGATCAGGTCCTTTTACAGGCGCAACGGTGGAGGGCATGTTTTCAATCACATTTTATGTAAGATGAAGCCCGCATTGCAGGCATAAAAATTTCTATCCGGGAGATATTCTGACAAAAAATCGAAAAATTGTATCTATTTTATTTATAGTTAATCAGTTTTATTGAGATTTTACTGGATAAAATGTTTTTCTAAACGATTTATTAGTACAATCAGTTCTATTCTCAAGCATTTTACATGCAGTTTGCTAAAAATTTTATTAAGCATTATGATCCGACAGATCCAATTTGATAAAAGAAAAAGAGCCCTGTATCTGGGATCTTTCACTAATTTTATTATGGAATTATATGCTTAAAATACTTTTCCACACGATGACTCTGTTTGGGCATTTATTATCTACGCCGGTTTATATGGTTGGAGACGCTTGTGGTAAAGATCGAGATGAGTATAGAAATCCTCCTCTAAAGGCTTTTTCTATTGAAAGTCAGTTCTTACAAATAGAAAATGCTGATTTCAAAACGCTTCCTAATCAGTCTTTGGGGTATCGACAAACAGATACCATGTTTTTCGCTACTCTCCCAGTTACCGATATGTCTGGATTTCTTGTGTCCGCTCGTTACTTAGGAGCAGAAGTCCTTTGGAAGAGCTCTAAAGATTTGCAAAATACAGATCCACATGCTTTAGGATATTTTGCTTTCCAAGATAAGTCTTTTTATCAGTATGTCTCACTGTCTGCAGGGGCCTATACATTAGCTCTTACTAATTGGCAGTGGTCTGTTCTTTTTTCAGGAATGGTAGATCCTGAAAATATCGAAATGGGATCTGGAGTATACCAGGTCGTTTTATCTTCAAAGTATCATGCTTCGGAAGCATTTGCTGTTGTAATAGGAGTAATTAATGAGGTTGGATTGCATGATAAGCAAGCTTGGCCTTTACTCGGGTTTTCTTATAAGCCAGAAGATAAACTCACTTTAAATTGTATTTATCCGGTGAATTTTTCTGCGGAATATCAATGTACTTCTGTTTGCGATTTAGGAGCGGCTTATCGATTAACTCGGTTTCGTAAAAAATTTCCTAAAAACTCTTTAACTACTTCTGAAGGGATTTTTGAATACTCAGGAAGAGAAATAGAGGGGAGTGTTAAGCTTATTTTTTGGCCGGGGCAGAGTCTGAAAGTATTTGGGGGGTATTCAGTAGGCAATGATATTTCGTTAACTAATCCTCACAATGAGGATGAAAAGATATATAAGTTTGGTTCTTCGCTATTTTTTGGAGGCTCTGCAAATCTACACTTTTAAAAATACGGGATGCTTCTGTTAAGAAGTTGAACCAAGTACTTCATAAAATGTTTTAAAATGTGTTTTGCAAACCTTTTCTAGAACAGGTTGTCCTTTGTCGCGAAGAATCTCTTTTGCTTGCTGTTTAACTTTCCCTGAAGCTCCCTTGAGTAGCCGGACTTGATACTGAGATTCTAGTGTTTGCATAGAAGAGAGAAAAGCATCTCGAGCTAAGATAGAAGCTGCAGCTACTACAACATCTTGTTCTGCACGGTGACGCTGAATTAATTCAATATCTGCTCGTTTTTTTCGGACAGCTTGCAAAAGGACTCTTTCGGAAGAAGCAAATTGATCTGAAATAGCAAAGACGTCCCCAGTAGGTTTAGGAGCCAAATCATCAATAATAGTCGCGTGCGTCCAAGCGAGGAGAGCATTTAGGTTCTGAAAATTAGCGTATAGAGCATTATATTTTTCTGGGAATAAAGTAATGACCTTACAAGTACAAAGCGAGCGGATACTACGAGCTAGAGAGGGGATCTTAGCATCGGAGATAAGTTTAGAATCACAAATGGTTATTTCGTAAAGAGATTCTATAGATTTTATAGAAGGAGCATAGACTCCAGCTGTACAAAGGGGGCCAAAGAAATCTCCTTTTCCAGATTCGTCCACGCCTATGCGTGGACGTAAATCCTGTTGCACATTTTGTATAGAAAAGGAGTGTAAAATTTCGGGTTCAAGGAAAAATTCAACAAATTCTTGAGTTCCCTTTCCTTGTACCACTATTTTCCCAGATTGATATACAGTGCAGCTTACGGTAGAAGATCTTCCTTGAAAAACAGTATGAGGAGGGATAGAAATCACAAACCCTTTTTTCTCTAACTGTTCCCTAAGAGTTGTGAATAGAGAAGGAGAAAGTTGCGAGACGAAAGGGGTGGGCATAATCATCCTAAAAAAATTATCTTTTCAAGAAAGAAACCACAATTAAGGATTTCTCTCCCCATTCTATCACCCTTAAATCTTTATGATCGAAAAATTTTTCTAAGAAAAACACAACCTTAAGTGTAACTCTTGAGAAAAAGTCTCGGAAACTTTGATACTACAAAAGAGGAAATCTAAGAGACTTATTCATTTCAGTAGCAAGAGTCTTTTTCCTTTTTATGGGTGCTAACAAGAGGAATTATATGAGCGAACATGTCCATAAAGAGTTATTGCATTTGGGAGGAGTTTTCCGTTCGCAAAGAGAAGAAAAAGCTATTTCTCTAAAAGATGTTGAAGCTGCAACATCTATTCGCCTGTCTGCATTGGAAGCGATAGAAGCTGGACATTTAGGAAAATTAATTTCTCCTGTGTATGCCCAAGGATTTATGAAAAAATACGCAGATTTTTTAGGGTTAGATGGGGATAAATTACTTAAAGAGCATCCCTATGTACTGAAAATCTTTCAGGAATTTTCTGATCAGAATGTAGACATGTTGCTTGATTTAGAATCCATGGAGGGGAGAAACTCTCCGGAAAAAGCTATTCGGAGTTGGTTAAACTTGGGTTGGGCAGGCGCGTTTGTTTTAGGAGTAGCTTGTATCTGGTGGTTGGGGACTTTGCTACATTTTTTCTAATTGGAATAGGGTTGGGTTTTACGCAATAATTTTCGAAATCTTTGTGTCAGGGGTTCCCCATGCAAAAGCGAAGCTTCCAACTCATTATTAGTGAAAATTTTTCTGGAGCCAGTTCTCTTAAAATGGCTGCGAGTTTTTCTAGATAGCCCAAATAAGTCTACAACCGCAGGGAAACTGTTTGGTATGGTTAAAAGCTCTTCTTCTGAAGCAAAAAAATGCAAAGAGTAGGGAGAAAGGCTGTTTTCAGAAACGAAATCGGAAGTTCCTATAATCGCCAAGGAAAGAGAGGCGTCGGCGTAAAATTCTGCAAATTCTGTTAAGAATGTTTGGGAAGTTTTTAACGATGCTCCTTTTACAATCAGCAAAATATGACTAAAAGCGTAGCAACGTTTGAATTTATGACGAAGTTTTCGTTTCCACCGTTTGTGTAGCCACAACCATTGTTCTGGTTTACATGCGATTCCTTTTTCAAGAAATCGCATGAGCTTGTCCATTAATTGCTCTGTAGATTCTCGTATAGAAAGTTCTGTATTTGCATAAAACGCTTTGCTTGGCACTACAAGATAGTTCCCATTCGGTTGGCGGTAAATAGCTACGGCAATAACAGGTTTTCTCGTTTTGTAAGCTAGTAACGCTGGAGAAGTCGTAGTAAATGCTTGCGATCCGAATAAGGGATAGGAATACTGCGAAGAGAGTAATACTTGATCTCCAACAATTCCTACAACTTCTCCTTTATGGAGAGCTCGCAATGCCTGGTTTATTGCATTTTGGGGAGGGACAATTTTCCCTTGGAAAGACTCTCTTAAGGAAATAATTTTTCTATTGAGTCGAGGATTTTTTACAGGTTTAGCAAAAGCTAAACCTGGGTATCTCTTAGTGATATAAAGGAAAGGTAGTTCCCAATTCGCTTGATGGCCACAGAATAAGATGGCTCCTTCTTGTTGATCTAACCGAGAAAAAAAGTTATTAAGTTCCTGCTGTGAGGAAACCTCTTCTGGAAAGAAACCTTCAGGAGCGTCTTCTGAAGAGGCGATAGTAATAATTTCATCAATATGTTTGGCGAATTTATCTACAGTTGCAAGCTCTATAAATGTAATAATCACTTGCTGTACAGACTTCAAGGCAATTTGATAACGTTCGGTAAAGCTTTTTTCTGGAAATGCAAGAGCTAAATTAGTAAGAGCAGTTTTTCTGAAGTCCGAAATAACATAAAAGATGGTTGTCCCTAAGCCCTTGCCAAAGAGTTGTAAAGAAGATCGTGGGAGCAGGCGAAGAATGGTTAGGATTCCAAGACCTAAACCATAAACGAGATGATCAACGAGAACTTTTCCTCCCGAACGTAACATTTTAAAGAGCATAGTATGTATTCCGTAGGGCCGATGTTGCTAGTGGTCATAAAACGAAGCTTTTTTTATTAGAAAAGGAGTTGGCTTCTTCGTATAAACCGCTATTTTAGTTTAAAAACACGTATCATAGCATCAGGCAGATTTTTTATTTAAAGAGGAAGAAGCGACTTGAATAATAACCTTATTTCCTGATGTTCGCGCTGTCAAAGCTAAAGGCTCTCCATTTTGGTCAAATAGTGTAAGTTTACGCAAGTATTCTCTAAAGCGATGTCGAATTCCTGCTTCATCCAGGAGCATATGTTTAGTAATTTCGCGTTCTTGAGCAAGGACTGCTTGAACAAAGGCATCTTCTAAGGTTTTTTCGTCTAAAAATTCTACAGCCCAATGGATGAAGCGTTCTTTCTGAGATTTTATGGAAGGTTCCATAATGATGGTGAGAGCAATATTATTCTTTACAACATTCAGAAATAGATGGCTGACATCTTTTACATAGAGAGGAAGGTCTAATTGGTAAATTCCATGATTCAGGACCAGTGGAGGATTCTGCTCAAGATAATAATTTTGAGGATTTATAAATAGACTGTCCTCTACAGGGAAAAACAAAAGAACAGGAAGATTGATATTGAGGGGGATGAACTCTTGTTTTAAGAAAACAAGCCGTAAAAAATCTGCTCGAGGATCATTTAATTCCACATAGCTGTTATTAAAAGGGATATACACTTTTTTCCAATCTTCAGGAACATGGTATACTATTTCATCAGGATTTCCTTGAGCTAGGCGACTACTGTCTAGTTCTTCAAAAGAAACTGTATTGAGATTGAAGGTAAGATTTAGCCCTTGATCCTTCAAAGAAGAGACGAATTCTTTAGGGCCACTTACCTTTTGTACTAAGTACTTTGGCCAAACATCAAGATATTCATATCCTTTAGGGGCTTTCCCTATAGGCTTTGTAATAGTGACAGCAATATCTTCCGTAACAAGTTGAGTTAGACGAATAAAAATATCTTCAGATGTTAAATTTTTGATATTTTGGCGCAGGCGAATGTCTGTATCTAAACAAACCAAATTATAAGGATCAATAGTTTCTATCCAACTTTCGGTTCGTCCTTTAGCACTAATCACAATCTCTAGGTCGGTGGGGCGAAGTTTTTCAATAACCGACTTATTCCCAGTTATCATCAGTGCTACTTTTTTCTTTAGCAAGCCATCGGGTTGCAAGCCAATGACTGTTTGTTCTGGAGATAGATCAATTACGCGTACTGGAATATTATGAAAGGTCCTTGTCACAGTCATAGACTGATTAGCTAATACCCAGATAATAATGGCAAAACCTAAAGAAACAAGTTTTTGTAACCAATTATGTGAAATCCACGAGACGAAAGGGATCATTTTTTACGCATCCAGGAGATAATAGGGTTTGTTTTTCTTTCATTGCGTGTTAGGATACTTCGTAAGATGGCTTTAAATCTATCTGGCTTCACTCCGCGAGTTAAGACTCCGTCTCGTGCTAAAGAAACTGCTCCGGTCTCTTCTGACACAACGATTATGAGAGCGTCGGTGCGTTGGCTAGCCCCAAGTGCTGCTCGATGGCGAGTCCCCATGGAGCGCGAGAGTTGTGTAGTGTCATGAGCAAGAGGAAGAATCACTCTTGCATAGGAAATAGTTTCTCCTTGCATTAGGACTGCTCCATCATGTAGATGGGAAGACGGCTCAAAGATAGCTTCAAGAAGTTCTTCAGAAAAGACAGCGTTGATTTTCACAGCAGAGAGAGAAAGTAGTTCATTTACAAGATGTTCGTTCTCTAACACAATAAGAGCTCCAATTTGTCGCTCAGACATGCGATAAATGCAGCTTGTCAAATGGTCGATGAATTCGTTCTGCATGTTAACTACAAAATTCCCTCTGCGCAAGCGCACCCTAGATAGTGCAAGACGAATTTCAGGCTGGAAAATAATGAACACCACGATTGCCGCAATATTTACTACACGGAGCATCAAATTACGGATAACTGGGAGATGCAGTTTTTCTGAAAGAACGAACAAACTGAGAAAAGAAAGTAAGCCAAAGACCAGGTCCATGGCCGCTGTTCCCCAGAAAAACTTTAGTAAGTAATTAAGGACAATCCAAATTAAGGCTATCTCCAACAGAGGTGTGGTGTAATACATCATACCTACAAACATTTATTAAGATAACCCTAGCTGTTGAAGTGTTTTCATTATTTCTTAGTAAAATCCTTGAAAATTATCGCGGACGAATCGAGTTCAATGGAGGTCTTAATAATGTCTAAAGGAGAAGACCCTCCCTCAGTTTAGCTGGAAGAGGGTTAATGGCAAAGTATTTTATGGAGAGGACTGATTTAACAACTGATGACAGGGAAACGTGCGTAGTATATATACTACAGAGAATGCAAATAGTTTTTGATTTGGAGAGCCAAATATGAGTGCTGAGATGTTGGCGAGAGTGCAGTTTGCGTTGTTTATTGGATTTCATTACCTCTTCGTTCCTATCAGCTTAGGATTAAGCATGATGATAGTTCTTATGGAAGGGCTCTATCTATTCACAAAAAAGAGTATTTATAATCAGCTAACTTGGTTTTGGATTAAAATTTTCACGCTAACTTTTGTAGTCGGTGTTGTTTCTGGACTTATGCAAATTTTTTCTTTCGGATCAAATTGGTCTCGATTTTCAGAATACACTGGAAATATTTTTGGGATGTTCTTAGGTAGCGAAGGAATGTTTGCTTTCTTCTTGGAATCGGGATTTTTAGGAGTTTTGTTATTTGGCCGTCATAAGGTATCTAAGAAAATGCATTTTTTTGCAGCTTGTATGGTAGCTTTAGGTGCTCATATGAGTGCTTTTTGGATTGTTTGTGCGAATTCTTGGATGCAGACGCCTTCTGGTTATGAAATGGTTATGCGAAATGGAGTCCTGATTCCCCAAATGACTTCTTTTTGGGCGGCTGTACTATCTCCTTCTGCTTTGCAGCGTTTTACACATGTTGTTCTTGGAGCATGGTTATCTGGAATATTTCTTGTTTTATCTGTAAGTGCTCATTATTTGCGTAAAGATCGACATACAGAATTTGCGAAACAAGGGTTAAAGCTTAGTATGTTTTCTGCTTTGCTAGTTTTGGTTTTGCAGCTTTGGTCAGCGGATGTCACTGCTCGAGGAGTTGCTAAGCACCAGCCTGCAAAACTCGCTGCTTTTGAGGGAGTGTTTAAAACACAAGAGCATACACCGATTTATCTGCTTGGCATTGTTGACATGAAAAAGGAGCGAGTAATTGGCATTCCCATTCCTTCCGGATTATCGTTTCTAGTTCATCGAAATGCAAAAACACCTGTTACAGGACTTGATCAGTTCCCTAAAGACGAATGGCCAAATGTATCTTTCGTCTTTCAAACTTATCATCTGATGGTCATGCTTTGGGGAGCTATGGTTCTTTTATCCCTAATAGCGTTTGCTGTGCATAAGAAAAAAGCTTGGGCTTGCAGAAAAGGAGTTCTATGGATGCTTTCGCTTTCCGTGTTATGTCCAGAGCTATGCAATGAAATTGGCTGGATTTCTACAGAAGTTGGGCGTCAGCCCTGGGTCGTCTATGGTTTATTAAAAACCAAAGATGCAACGTCGCCTATCGTTAATGCAGGACAAATTTGGCAGTCTTTGACTCTATTTTCGATAGTTTTTGTATGTTTATTGAGTGTTTTTATTTCTCTTCTTTTGAAAAAAATAGGAGAGGGACCAGATGATAAAGACCTTGTAGAAGCAGATTGGTGAGGGCTTTCATAATGGAGTTAGCAACGATTCTTCCTGTTATTTGGTATGCCATTCTTTGTATTGCAGTATTTGCTTATGCTTTAGGGGATGGGTTTGATTTGGGATTAAGCACGATCTATTTTCTTTCGAAAGAAGAGAAAGAGCGTCGTTTGTTATTAAATTCGATAGGCCCTGTCTGGGATGGTAATGAAGTTTGGTTTGTGATCATATTTGCAGGGTTATTTGCAGGATTTCCATCTGCTTATGGAACATTGCTTTCTATCTTTTACATGCCTATTTGGACAATGGTCATGTTATACGTGTTTCGAGGCTGTTCTTTAGAGTTCCGAAGTAAGGCTGAGTCTCGTCGTTGGAAGTTTTTCTGGGACATTCTTTTTTCTGCTTCAGGGACGTTTATTAGCTTCTTTCTCGGAACTTTATCTGGAAATTTATTGCTTGGACTGCCAATAGCTCCGGAGACTTCTTACAGTTCTTTGTCTTGGGGACTATTTTTTCGACCTTATTCTGTATTATGCGGGCTATTTGTAGTTGCTGCCTTCGCTTTACATGGGATTAGTTTCGCTTTGACTAAAACAGCAGAAGGGTTTCAATTACGATTGAAAAATCGGTTCTATTATGTTCTATCTGCTTACTTAGTTTTGTATCTTGGTTTACTTATCGCTACAATGCTAGGGAGACCTCATGCTATTGGAGTTTGTTGTCGTTTGGGAATTGGGACGGGTATTCCCGCTTATCCATTATTGATTTTATTGGCTGTAGCAACATTTTCTTGTTGTTATGCAGAAAAGAAAGCTATGGATGTCTCTAAATACGGCAAAGCTTTTGCTTTCTCCTGTATTAATTTGTTATTCCCAATATTAGCTTATAACGTATTGCTTTTCCCTAATTTGCTAGTGTCTTCTGTAGATGGTCGTTACACTATAACGATTTTTAATGCAGCTGTGGACCCTAAGGCTTTACAGCACCTCATTACTATTGTTTTAATCGGTCTTCCCTTTGTCATTGCTTACGCAGTATACGTGTATCGAGTGTTCAGAGGAAAAACAGATTTCCCTTCAATTTATTGAATGGTTGCTACTGTCAGAAATATAGGGCTTGTTAAAAGCTCTATATTTCTGAAGACAGGAAGCAGTGGGGGAAACAGATTTTGTTGAAAATAGTTAAAGCAGTGTCGCTGCTGCTGCTGCGAGTTCAGAACGTTCAGTTCTAGTCATGAACATATGCCCGTATAAAGGCAAGTGGCGAAATTTTCCTACCAGATAGGTAAGGCCATTGGAGTTTTCGTCAAAGTACAAACTATCTATTTGAGTGGGATCTCCTGTTAAAACGATTTTTGTTCCCTTCCCTGCTCGAGAAATGATTGTTTTGACTTCATGAGGGGTGAGGTTTTGCGCTTCATCAATGATCATAAATACCTTAGGTAGGGAGCGTCCCCGAATATAGGTCAGTGCTTCCATCTCTAGTTTTTTGGTTTCCATTAAGCTGTGGAGGGTTTCTGCAAAATCCCCCATATGATTGACATCGAACAGGAATTCCATATTATCATAGATAGGCTGCATCCAGTGCATGAGTTTTTCTTCTTTTATTCCGGGAAGAAATCCAATATCTTTCCCCATAGGAATAATAGGTCTGCTAACCAGCAGCTTATTATATTTGGGGTTTTCGAAAACTTGATACATAGCCGCTGCTAAAGCTAGGATAGTTTTCCCTGATCCAGCTTGTCCCATTAGTGTAACGAGTTTAATGTCATCTCTTAGCAATAGATCTAATGCGCAGCGTTGTTCTATGTTAAGAGGTTTAACTCCCCAAATTTTTTCTGGGGAAGGTTTTAGTGCTATAATTTTTTGATCATTAGGACTAAAACGACCACAAGCGGAATGGGTTTCATCATCTCCTGAAAGGAAAAAGTACTCATTGGGAGAAGGTGGGGAGGAGAGATCGGAGGGGAGGGCTATCGCTCCGTCCTTATAAAAGTATTCGATCTTGCTATTAGATACTTTGAGTTTTCTGTGGCCACGATAAAGGGAGCGAAACGATACGCATTTGTTTTCGTAATCTTTGGATTCAATACCCAAAGCCTCTGCATGGACTCGTCGTCCAAGACTTTTAGTTACAAAAACAACAGGTTCTCTTTGAGAAATGATTTGAAGTAATTCTAGAGTGAGGTGTTTTTTTTGCTTCTCACTGTTTGAAAGATTTGCAAGAGGAGAAACTTCTATACATAACTCGCTACCATTTTTTAATAAAATCTGCCCAGTAGTGGGTTTTTCTGATTGTTCCAGTAGCAAACGAATATGACTTAATGCTCGAGAAGCATTTTTCCCCGATTCATCACGGAATTTAGCGCAAGATTCTAGCTCTTCAATTACCGTGAAAGGAACGATAATGCGAGTATTGGAAAAAGAGGAGAGAGCCTCAGGGTCATAAATAAAAACGCTAGTGTCGATAACGGAGGTTTTTTTCATTACAAGTTCCTAATTCACTCGATGGTAAGAGGTAAACTACTTCGATGTGTATCATATTAATAAAAATTAAAACATGTCTTTATTAGATAGGGAAAACAAGATTGGTTTTTAGCAATCAGGTCGCATGTCTGCTAATCTGTTTGTCAAAAATATCCCACCTTAACTACAATGCCGAGGAAAGCGAGTCCTTCTGTTGGAGGTTGTTATGAAAGTCAAAATTAATGATCAGTTAATTTGTATCCCCCCATATATTTCTGCTCAATGGAGTCAAATAGCTTTCATAGAGTCCTATGATGGGGGCACAGAAGGTTGTGCTACCTTAAAACTTCATCTGGTGGATGGAGAGACTGTTTCTATACCGAATCTTGACCAAAATATTATCAATGAAGCGTTTCAAGAGCATTTGCTCTATTTAGAATCGCTAGCTCCTCAGAAAGGTAGAGAGGAGGACAAAATTGGTTCGCTATTAGGAGCTATCCAACAGGTTACTAAAGGATGTGAAGTACAAATTTTCCCTCAAAAAGGTTTGGTATCTATGCTTTTAGGAGGGTCGGGTCCTATCGATATGTTGTTGCAACATTCTCCGGAACATAAAGATCACCCTGATCTTCCAATCGATCTTTTGGAGAAGTTAGCGCAGATGATGCGTTCTTTGTCTATAGGATCTACATCTATTTTGGCTAAACCTGAGCCTCATTGTAATTGTTTACATTGTCAGATCGGCCGGATTGCGGTAGAGGAAGAGGATATTGAGGTTTCAGAAGAAGATTTAACTTTCCGCTCGTGGGATATCTCTCAGTATGGAGAGAAAATGTATACCGTTACGGATCCTTTGAATCCAGAAGAGCAGTTCAATGTGTACTTAGGGACTCCAATTGGGTGTACATGCGGGCAGCCATATTGCGAGCATGTGAAAGCAGTTCTTTATACGTAATGGTTTTGTGGGAGGGAAATAAAGGTCAAATCGTCTCGGTTGACTTTTTCCTTTAAGTCAATAATAATCTCCCTCTCTAGGGGTCTCGTCTTCTAGGGCTGCGGATGCCTATGTAGAGGCCTGGTTTTTAGCAAATTGCAGGAGTTTTTGCGTGCGAACGTTGTCTATTTCTATGCTCATTCTTGCCCTTTCTTGTGGGGAAAACACCTGCTTATGTGCTGCGGATTCCCCCAAAGCGAAAGTTGATGCTTCCATCGGTAATGGGGCAAGTTTTTCTCCATTTACAGGAGAAATCAAAGGAAATCGTGTGCGTCTACGTCTGGCT
Proteins encoded:
- the cydB gene encoding cytochrome d ubiquinol oxidase subunit II — encoded protein: MELATILPVIWYAILCIAVFAYALGDGFDLGLSTIYFLSKEEKERRLLLNSIGPVWDGNEVWFVIIFAGLFAGFPSAYGTLLSIFYMPIWTMVMLYVFRGCSLEFRSKAESRRWKFFWDILFSASGTFISFFLGTLSGNLLLGLPIAPETSYSSLSWGLFFRPYSVLCGLFVVAAFALHGISFALTKTAEGFQLRLKNRFYYVLSAYLVLYLGLLIATMLGRPHAIGVCCRLGIGTGIPAYPLLILLAVATFSCCYAEKKAMDVSKYGKAFAFSCINLLFPILAYNVLLFPNLLVSSVDGRYTITIFNAAVDPKALQHLITIVLIGLPFVIAYAVYVYRVFRGKTDFPSIY
- a CDS encoding PhoH family protein encodes the protein MKKTSVIDTSVFIYDPEALSSFSNTRIIVPFTVIEELESCAKFRDESGKNASRALSHIRLLLEQSEKPTTGQILLKNGSELCIEVSPLANLSNSEKQKKHLTLELLQIISQREPVVFVTKSLGRRVHAEALGIESKDYENKCVSFRSLYRGHRKLKVSNSKIEYFYKDGAIALPSDLSSPPSPNEYFFLSGDDETHSACGRFSPNDQKIIALKPSPEKIWGVKPLNIEQRCALDLLLRDDIKLVTLMGQAGSGKTILALAAAMYQVFENPKYNKLLVSRPIIPMGKDIGFLPGIKEEKLMHWMQPIYDNMEFLFDVNHMGDFAETLHSLMETKKLEMEALTYIRGRSLPKVFMIIDEAQNLTPHEVKTIISRAGKGTKIVLTGDPTQIDSLYFDENSNGLTYLVGKFRHLPLYGHMFMTRTERSELAAAAATLL
- a CDS encoding cytochrome ubiquinol oxidase subunit I: MSAEMLARVQFALFIGFHYLFVPISLGLSMMIVLMEGLYLFTKKSIYNQLTWFWIKIFTLTFVVGVVSGLMQIFSFGSNWSRFSEYTGNIFGMFLGSEGMFAFFLESGFLGVLLFGRHKVSKKMHFFAACMVALGAHMSAFWIVCANSWMQTPSGYEMVMRNGVLIPQMTSFWAAVLSPSALQRFTHVVLGAWLSGIFLVLSVSAHYLRKDRHTEFAKQGLKLSMFSALLVLVLQLWSADVTARGVAKHQPAKLAAFEGVFKTQEHTPIYLLGIVDMKKERVIGIPIPSGLSFLVHRNAKTPVTGLDQFPKDEWPNVSFVFQTYHLMVMLWGAMVLLSLIAFAVHKKKAWACRKGVLWMLSLSVLCPELCNEIGWISTEVGRQPWVVYGLLKTKDATSPIVNAGQIWQSLTLFSIVFVCLLSVFISLLLKKIGEGPDDKDLVEADW